The following coding sequences are from one Triticum aestivum cultivar Chinese Spring chromosome 5A, IWGSC CS RefSeq v2.1, whole genome shotgun sequence window:
- the LOC123108084 gene encoding protein FAR1-RELATED SEQUENCE 5-like: MDEETSFTADDNGTNDVGRTDNDPSNEEDDSSDNDSWSSYDILPSEDFSNNEHGADSENEDVDVGNEQNNFEESWADNLSQEGSDGPDGGDDEAEMDIEEAQYQQRVLETHWKVMAMTFRSQGDAYIFYNRHAKEHGFSIRREKVKRGKGASGIIWFRRFVCSRAGRRQRKFITMEGRTRRLRPETRCECGAQMVVKLDRARGVWFVASFVDDHNHAMARPDEVPFLWSHRRIGDGTRAEILAMQGAGIRKHIIVDNFISRYGSYDKCGLIRRDVYNLCCREKMKLIAKGDAETAVGIMRSRQAKDPDFFFEYELDKEGRLKCMFWCDAQSRRDYQDYGDVVVFDSTYKMNRYGMPFVPFVGVNNHRCTIVFGCAIVFDETEATYVWLLQTFMRANCQQKPKSIITDGDAAMLRAIRSVLSDVLHRICSWHIEKNMQRHLHYKSLDEFRLLLYYATSEENFEERWTAFVNKWKTDKTEEWLRRMYRKRRLWAASYLSDGFFLGMCSNQRSESLNSSLHLHLDYGMTIVDLVVHYENCIVRLRENEANDDCEANQKVPPAVTEYKDIEEHAAKVFTPANFYILQNDLKKMGELEIFETLVGIERQTFILTWQNNHKFRYNVLYEPGNSEETLSCTCRRMVRKGLPCKHILFVLHHLKLSEIPKCCVLHRLSKDARDGLPAQRKSDLFGWGWSGPEERERYSQVSIKSAEAAHVAANDPFLFDELMKCLDGIIARKKIPEEELIGRRRCALIAKQAIQAEEVQQVYVILRKFQRRVHLRKAGQRVALTLRKMVDLKILERRKVVRYAVFANLQVITRRHVVKTRSTGRREVASIMGRRKLVARVMLEVAIYLCKQENLISVLFMFLKIIM, encoded by the exons ATGGACGAAGAAACCTCATTTACGGCCGATGATAATGGTACAAATGATGTCGGTCGGACCGATAACGATCCTAGTAATGAAGAAGATGACAGCAGCGATAACGATTCATGGTCATCATATGATATCTTACCTTCAGAGGATTTTTCAAATAATGAACATGGTGCAGACAGTGAAAAC GAAGATGTGGACGTTGGGAATGAGCAAAATAATTTTGAGGAATCGTGGGCCGATAACTTGAGCCAG GAGGGTTCAGATGGTCCCGATGGTGGTGACGACGAAGCAGAGATGGACATTGAGGAGGCTCAATACCAGCAGCGCGTGTTGGAGACACATTGGAAGGTCATGGCTATGACTTTCCGGTCACAAGGGGATGCATATATATTCTACAACAGGCACGCCAAAGAACATGGGTTCAGCATCAGGAGAGAGAAGGTGAAACGAGGGAAGGGTGCTTCAGGAATAATATGGTTCAGGCGGTTTGTCTGCTCTAGGGCAGGGAGAAGGCAGAGGAAATTCATAACCATGGAGGGTCGCACCCGCAGGCTTAGACCCGAGACTCGATGCGAGTGCGGTGCACAGATGGTGGTGAAATTGGACAGGGCACGAGGAGTTTGGTTCGTCGCGTCAttcgtggatgatcacaaccaTGCGATGGCTCGACCCGACGAGGTTCCTTTTTTGTGGTCACACAGACGGATTGGAGATGGCACAAGGGCAGAGATACTGGCTATGCAAGGGGCTGGAATCAGGAAGCATATAATTGTGGACAACTTCATCAGTAGGTACGGTTCGTACGACAAATGCGGACTTATTAGGCGGGACGTGTACAATCTTTGCTGCAGAGAGAAGATGAAGCTCATAGCAAAGGGTGATGCTGAGACGGCAGTGGGCATTATGAGGAGCAGACAGGCGAAGGACCCAGACTTCTTCTTCGAGTACGAGCTAGATAAGGAAGGGCGGTTGAAGTGTATGTTTTGGTGCGATGCACAGTCGCGGAGGGACTATCAGGACTACGGAGATGTGGTCGTGTTTGACAGCACGTATAAGATGAACAGATATGGTATGCCGTTCGTCCCCTTCGTCGGTGTTAATAACCACCGTTGCACAATAGTTTTTGGGTGTGCCATTGTTTTCGATGAGACCGAAGCGACGTATGTGTGGCTGCTCCAGACTTTTATGAGGGCAAACTGTCAGCAGAAGCCAAAGTCAATTATCACAGACGGTGACGCTGCAATGCTCCGAGCGATTCGGAGTGTCCTTTCAGATGTGCTCCATCGTATTTGCTCGTGGCATATCGAGAAAAATATGCAGAGGCACCTACATTACAAGTCACTAGATGAGTTTAGATTGCTCCTGTACTATGCCACCTCTGAAGAGAACTTTGAGGAGAGATGGACCGCCTTTGTCAATAAATGGAAGACGGATAAAACTGAAGAGTGGCTGAGGAGGATGTATAGGAAGAGGAGACTGTGGGCAGCATCATATCTTTCGGATGGCTTTTTTCTTGGTATGTGTAGTAACCAGAGGAGCGAAAGCCTCAACTCCTCCCTTCACCTTCACCTTGACTATGGTATGACCATAGTTGATTTGGTAGTGCATTATGAGAACTGCATAGTTCGCCTCCGTGAGAACGAGGCGAATGATGACTGTGAGGCCAATCAGAAAGTACCACCGGCAGTTACTGAATATAAGGACATTGAGGAGCATGCTGCCAAAGTATTCACTCCTGCTAATTTCTACATTCTGCAAAATGATTTGAAGAAGATGGGAGAACTGGAGATATTTGAGACGCTGGTGGGAATTGAGCGCCAGACCTTCATCCTCACATGGCAGAATAACCACAAGTTCAGGTATAATGTTCTGTATGAACCAGGTAACTCAGAAGAAACCTTATCATGCACGTGTCGCAGGATGGTTCGGAAAGGGCTGCCTTGCAAACATATTCTCTTTGTTTTGCATCATCTTAAATtgtctgaaataccaaagtgttgtgtCCTCCATCGGTTGTCTAAAGATGCGAGAGATGGGTTGCCAGCGCAACGCAAGAGTGATCTttttggttggggttggtctgggccTGAGGAGAGAGAACGGTACAGTCAAGTGAGCATAAAATCAGCAGAAGCTGCTCATGTTGCAGCAAATGACCCCTTCTTGTTTGATGAATTGATGAAGTGCCTAGACGGTATAATAGCAAGGAAGAAGATCCCGGAAGAGGAACTCATAGGACGCAGAAGGTGTGCTCTAATTGCAAAGCAGGCAATTCAAGCGGAAGAAGTGCAGCAGGTATACGTGATCCTGAGAAAGTTTCAACGAAGGGTGCACCTAAGAAAGGCCGGTCAAAGGGTGGCCCTGACGTTACGAAAAATGGTAGACCTAAAGATTTTAGAGAGAAGAAAAGTGGTCCGTTATGCAGTCTTTGCAAATTTGCAGGTCATAACAAGGCGACATGTAGTCAAAACGAGAA GTACTGGGCGTAGAGAAGTGGCTTCGATCATGGGAAGAAGAAAACTGGTTGCACGAGTCATGTTGGAAGTTGCtatttatttatgtaaacaagaaaaCTTAATAAGTGTTTTGTTTATGTTTCTCAAAATAATTATGTGA
- the LOC123108083 gene encoding uncharacterized protein, with product MDELLEDPVSRLLPELVEEVFFRIPPDEPAFLVRASAVCKPWRRILAGLGFRRRYRKFHGTPPVLGLFQHGDCLLRKGSRFVPTSALFLAQPDDRPDWFAMDCRHGRALFAHIRNTSVLMVLDPVTGHQRRVPSTPKYLLSFSAAVLCAAQGCDHHGCQGGHFRLAVVTTDQRQGVTSGWLYSSETRVWSELTSVHHPNARYTNNFGAPSVLLGDALYFNIGGIVECQLGTLRLSMFEKPINRGGRLMTVEEGRLGFAAVVDVTNLTLWSWETGPVGAIGWAKLRVIDLKTLLPTCEFGLRRWANALVVSGVAEGTQVIFVRARVGSYMVHLKSGRVKPVCASSDIKIFPYVSFYIPAMEAACFGKGQ from the exons ATGGACGAGCTCCTAGAGGATCCGGTTTCCCGCCTTTTGCCGGAGCTCGTCGAGGAGGTGTTTTTCCGCATTCCGCCGGACGAGCCCGCCTTCCTCGTCCGTGCCTCCGCCGTCTGCAAGCCCTGGCGCCGCATCCTCGCCGGTTTGGGCTTTCGCCGCCGCTACCGCAAGTTCCACGGAACACCTCCCGTCCTGGGGCTCTTCCAACACGGCGACTGCCTACTTCGAAAGGGATCCCGCTTCGTTCCCACCTCCGCCCTCTTCCTTGCCCAGCCCGACGACCGTCCCGATTGGTTTGCAATGGACTGCCGCCATGGGCGCGCCCTCTTTGCTCACATCCGGAACACCTCTGTCCTCATGGTCTTGGACCCTGTGACGGGCCACCAGCGCCGCGTGCCCTCGACACCCAAGTACCTGCTCAGCTTCAGTGCGGCGGTGCTCTGCGCCGCACAAGGCTGCGACCACCACGGTTGCCAAGGAGGGCATTTCCGTCTGGCCGTCGTGACCACCGATCAGCGGCAAGGCGTCACATCGGGCTGGCTGTACTCGTCGGAGACTCGCGTGTGGAGCGAGCTCACCTCCGTTCACCACCCCAATGCCAGGTATACCAATAACTTTGGTGCGCCCAGCGTCCTTTTGGGCGATGCACTCTACTTCAACATTGGTGGCATCGTGGAGTGCCAACTTGGCACACTCCGCTTGTCAATGTTCGAGAAGCCGATCAATCGCGGTGGGCGTCTCATGACGGTGGAAGAGGGCAGGCTGGGATTCGCTGCCGTGGTTGATGTCACAAATCTAACCCTATGGTCGTGGGAGACCGGACCCGTGGGAGCCATTGGATGGGCAAAACTCAGGGTAATTGATCTCAAGACGCTGCTCCCAACATGTGAGTTTGGGCTTAGGAGGTGGGCAAATGCATTGGTGGTCAGTGGCGTCGCGGAGGGCACCCAAGTCATTTTTGTGAGAGCACGTGTTGGTTCTTATATGGTTCATCTCAAGTCAGGGCGAGTCAAGCCGGTGTGTGCTTCTTCTGACATAAAAATATTTCCCTACGTGAGCTTCTACATCCCAG CAATGGAAGCAGCTTGTTTTGGCAAGGGGCAGTGA
- the LOC123108085 gene encoding uncharacterized protein — MYWEKVQPTSVETFDPLLSEYPLMVNWSEMEAKKHDIYDNENDRGHGTIDDLISEQYRHARIAKEAIIEEEDTEPPSPKGGGRTRKGCKPTASSSRGGTKEHFMKCIRDMQKEIRLIPEKCVEILLEKLSKKGLLVKRSGDFRDERAFEDESDELVRKYKPKYHTEVTSSPLEERADEKMDASFTGPNATNFPNDEGMQSGTPGKGVENDPFIIEDNGSHKEASPSLGTNDFPSLTRNPQKENALSVGSSAENSAEGTYPSPTTICKDANNNGTEEHDGKRKRQQSKYCRSPFIIEDGPRKRVKKSLFRIRDVLLSTDFMDENHIEGARVYIDTLADSPKHLK, encoded by the exons ATGTATTGGGAGAAGGTGCAACCAACTTCAGTAGAAACATTCGATCCTTTGTTGTCGGAGTACCCATTGATGGTAAATTGGTCCGAAATGGAGGCTAAGAAGCATGACATATATGACAACGAGAACGACCGTGGTCATGGCACG ATTGATGATTTAATAAGCGAACAGTATAGACATGCCAGAATAGCAAAAGAAGCAATAATCGAAGAGGAAGATACCGAGCCACCTTCACCTAAAGGTGGAGGCAGAACTAGAAAAGGTTGTAAGCCCACAGCTTCATCGAGCAGAGGCGGTACGAAAGAACACTTCATGAAATGCATAAGAGATATGCAGAAAGAGATACGTCTAATTCCCGAGAaatgtgttgag ATATTGCTCGAGAAGCTAAGTAAGAAGGGTTTGCTGGTGAAGCGAAGTGGGGACTTCCGTGATGAGCGCGCTTTTGAGGACGAAAGTGATGAGTTGGTGAGAAAGTACAAGCCAAAGTATCATACAGAAGTTACTTCATCTCCTTTGGAAGAACGCGCGGACGAGAAGATGGATGCATCCTTCACGGGTCCAAATGCTACGAACTTTCCCAATGACGAAGGCATGCAGTCCGGTACACCCGGTAAAGGTGTTGAAAACGACCCCTTTATTATTGAGGATAATGGTTCACACAAGGAAGCATCACCATCATTAGGCACGAATGATTTTCCTTCTCTTACTAGAAACCCACAGAAAGAAAATGCACTATCAGTCGGGTCTAGTGCTGAAAATTCAGCGGAAGGTACTTACCCTAGTCCGACAACAATCTGTAAGGACGCGAATAATAATGGGACTGAGGAGCATGATGGGAAGCGGAAACGCCAACAGTCAAAGTATTGTCGGTCCCCCTTTATTATTGAGGATGGTCCACGCAAACGTGTGAAAAAAA GTCTGTTTCGTATACGTGATGTTCTCCTTAGTACGGACTTTATGGATGAGAATCACATAGAGGGCGCGAGGGTTTATATCGACACGCTAGCAGACTCGCCGAAGCATTTAAAATAG